AGATGGTGGCAGCAGGAGAAGCTGCAAAAGTAGATGCTCTAATGGAATGGGCTAAATCTGGATCGCCATCTGCTGTTGTCAATAATCTGAAGATAGAAGTTTTGACTAATAATCTTGAAGAATTGGCCGATTTTGAAATTCGTAGGTAATAGAATTGATACCTGCAAGCGAACAACCAGCAAAGCTATGACTTTGGAGTTATTGCCTTATGGATAATGGAATAAGTAAAGTAGTGGTTGGTTTTGT
This sequence is a window from Coleofasciculaceae cyanobacterium. Protein-coding genes within it:
- the yccX gene encoding acylphosphatase — translated: MKTIRARVSGKVQGVGFRMYTQQKAQQLAVRGYVRNLANGDVEMVAAGEAAKVDALMEWAKSGSPSAVVNNLKIEVLTNNLEELADFEIRR